One part of the Humulus lupulus chromosome 9, drHumLupu1.1, whole genome shotgun sequence genome encodes these proteins:
- the LOC133801159 gene encoding putative germin-like protein 2-1, producing MGSQVLLLLALFAIVSSIALASDPSSLQDFCVADSNSPVPVNGFACKDPKVVQAQDFFFSGLQKPGNTSNAVGSRVTPVGVTQIPGLNTLGISLARIDYAPMGINPPHTHPRGSEILTVIEGSLEVGFVTSNPDNRLITKILQKGDVFVFPVGLIHFQRNVAYGNTIAIAALSSQNAGVITIANAVFGSKPDIPADILAKAFQLDKSVVLNLQSKF from the exons ATGGGCTCTCAAGTGTTGCTATTGTTAGCATTGTTCGCCATTGTTTCTTCCATTGCCTTGGCATCTGACCCTAGTTCTCTTCAGGATTTCTGCGTTGCGGACTCTAACTCTCCAG TTCCAGTGAATGGGTTTGCATGCAAGGATCCAAAGGTGGTCCAGGCCCAAGACTTCTTCTTCAGTGGGCTTCAGAAACCAGGAAACACATCAAACGCAGTTGGTTCTAGAGTGACTCCAGTTGGTGTAACCCAAATTCCAGGCCTCAACACACTTGGAATTTCCCTAGCTCGAATTGACTATGCCCCAATGGGAATTAACCCACCACACACACATCCTAGAGGTAGTGAGATTTTGACTGTAATAGAAGGCAGCCTAGAAGTGGGCTTTGTCACATCTAACCCGGACAACCGTCTCATTACAAAAATTCTTCAAAAGGGTGATGTGTTTGTGTTCCCAGTTGGGCTCATTCATTTCCAGAGAAACGTTGCTTATGGCAATACAATAGCCATTGCAGCTCTGAGTAGCCAAAATGCTGGGGTTATTACCATTGCCAATGCAGTGTTTGGATCCAAGCCTGACATCCCGGCTGATATTCTTGCCAAGGCTTTCCAACTGGACAAGAGCGTGGTTTTAAATCTTCAATCTAAGTTTTAA